The following coding sequences are from one Dromaius novaehollandiae isolate bDroNov1 chromosome 24, bDroNov1.hap1, whole genome shotgun sequence window:
- the ZBTB48 gene encoding telomere zinc finger-associated protein — MAGAAAAAQHSVRVLRELNRQRAAGQFCDATLGVGGREFRAHWPVLASCSRFFRARGGGGGRVALPEGLADTFQLLLDFFYTGRLALTAHNRARLLAAAEQLGVPDAVALCRAFRPAAAAAAGARRRPRRGAPPAAPPEPAAGHGDGDGGGEAGAAQAARPALEAAAGEGGQGDSDADYVPEKKPLRTKKKPNSGKKPGSSEAAGKPELPEAGTPGNRKGTAVPVECPTCHKTFLSKYYLKVHNRKHTGEKPFECSKCGKCYFRKENLLEHEARNCMNRSEQVFTCSVCQEVFKRRMELRLHMVSHTGEMPYKCSSCAQQFMQKKDLQSHMIKLHGAPKPHACSTCSKCFLSRTELRLHEAFKHRGEKLFVCEECGHRASSRNGLQMHIKAKHRNERPYVCEFCHHAFTQKANLNMHLRTHTGEKPFQCHLCGKTFRTQASLDKHNRTHTGERPFSCEFCDQRFTEKGPLLRHIASRHQEGRPHFCQICGKTFKAVEQLRVHVRRHKGVRKFECTECGYKFTRQAHLRRHMEIHDRVENYNPRQRKLRNLIIEDEKAVVVALQPPQELEVGSAEVIVESLSHGSLAEEIPVQRLCSNENFSTADVIEQSLIITTTIPEDCET; from the exons atggcgggcgcggcggcggcggcgcagcacaGCGTGCGCGTGCTGCGGGAGCTGAACCGGCAGCGCGCGGCGGGGCAGTTCTGCGACGCGACGCTGGGCGTGGGCGGGCGCGAGTTCCGCGCCCACTGGCCGGTGCTGGCCAGCTGCTCGCGCTTCttccgcgcccgcggcggcggcggggggcgcgtgGCGCTGCCCGAGGGCCTGGCCGACACCTTCCAGCTGCTGCTCGACTTCTTCTACACCGGCCGCCTGGCGCTCACGGCGCACAACCGCGCCCGCCTGCTGGCCGCCGCCGAGCAGCTCGGCGTGCCCGACGCCGTGGCGCTCTGCCGCGCcttccgccccgccgccgccgccgccgcgggcgcccgccgccggccccgccgcggcgccccccccgcggcgcccccggagCCCGCCGCCGgccacggggacggggatggcggcggcgaggcg GGGGCTGCGcaggccgcccgcccggccctggaggcggcggcgggcgaagGCGGGCAGGGGGACAGCGACGCCGACTACGTGCCCGAGAAAAAGCCCCTGAGGACCAAAAAGAAACCAAACTCGGGGAAAAAACCCGGCAGTTCCGAGGCGGCAGGGAAGCCGGAACTGCCGGAGGCTGGGACGCCGGGGAACAGAAAAGGTACAGCTGTGCCGGTTGAATGCCCCACATGTCATAAAACGTTCCTCAGCAAATATTATCTAAAAGTACACAACAG GAAACACACTGGAGAAAAGCCATTTGAATGTTCCAAATGTGGTAAatgttattttagaaaagagAATCTGCTGGAACACGAAGCTAGGAATTGCATGAACCGATCTGAGCAG GTTTTCACGTGTTCCGTCTGCCAAGAGGTATTTAAGAGGCGAATGGAACTGCGGCTGCACATGGTGTCGCACACGGGGGAAATGCCGTATAAG TGCTCCTCCTGTGCGCAGCAGTTTATGCAGAAGAAGGACCTGCAGAGTCATATGATAAAGTTGCACGGTGCACCAAAACCACACGCG TGCTCGacctgctccaagtgctttctgTCTCGGACAGAGCTGCGCCTGCACGAGGCGTTCAAGCACCGGGGAGAGAAGCTGTTTGTCTGCGAAGAGTGCGGGCACAGAGCCTCAAGTCGCAACGGCTTGCAGATGCACATCAAGGCTAAGCACAG AAATGAGCGGCCCTACGTCTGCGAGTTCTGCCACCACGCCTTCACCCAGAAAGCCAACCTCAACATGCACCTGCGCACGCACACCGGCGAGAAGCCGTTCCAGTGTCACCTCTGCGGCAAGACTTTCAGGACGCAAG CAAGCCTGGACAAGCACAACCGGACGCACACCGGGGAGCGGCCCTTCAGCTGCGAGTTCTGCGATCAGAGGTTCACGGAGAAGGGGCCCCTCCTGAGGCACATCGCCAGCAGACATCAGGAAGGGAGACCCCACTTCTGCCAGATCTGTGGGAAGACATTCAAAG CTGTTGAGCAGCTGCGTGTCCACGTTCGCAGACACAAGGGAGTGAGGAAGTTCGAATGCACTGAATGTGGCTACAAGTTTACGCGACAG GCTCACCTGAGGCGCCACATGGAGATTCACGACCGGGTTGAGAACTACAATCCGCGGCAGCGGAAGCTGCGAAACCTGATCATCGAGGACGAGAAGGCCGTGGTGGTGGCACTGCAGCCGCCCCAGGAGCTGGAGGTGGGCTCGGCCGAGGTCATCGTGGAGTCCCTGTCCCACGGCTCCCTGGCCGAGGAGATCCCTGTGCAGAGACTCTGTTCAAACGAGAACTTCTCTACAGCGGATGTTATCGAACAATCGCTTATTATAACAACAACAATTCCTGAAGACTGTGAAACATAA
- the TAS1R1 gene encoding taste receptor type 1 member 1 isoform X1, with amino-acid sequence MQMAAAKRRRRAPAAPFRHAAARPALPRRLPRRRRRGRRLRQGRRLQRRRALPDPQPAAAARRPPAGGRLRRSRSPIHPSKHFKPLHVRAEQGAAKRAEQLAENMQCVHLLPDSGPGGVYQQRSGSCFRHLAKPPRIFPFTPAIRLCLCSASTFRSHGYYLFQAMRFTVEEINNSSTLLPNVTLGYEIYDTCSESANTYATLRALAQKGQHSIEMLRAFQRYESRAVAVIGPDSTKLALTTAAILSLFLVPEISYEASLETLSLKQLYPSFLRTIPSDRQQVKAIMLLLQRFGWTWVALLGSDNAYGRSGMEALHELLSAGDICVAYQGIIPADKDASSPELRHMVRILTDSRVNVTIVFSSKQIAHPFFEVVVQENITGMVWVGTEDWSLAQTIWHMPGIQSIGTVIGMSIKQTESVLLKHFESWKNAEESASGAGAGRGSGGSSRECAELNCTQGCTGCSLLTTTPDEYDTKASYSVYTAVYAVAHGLHSLLGCASGACSKGRVYPWQLLEKIKQVNFSLHENQISFDANGDILKGYDIMMWNWRGPSWSSEVVGSFSVSPDRLSIDQDKILWHTEDNQVPVSVCSEPCQAGEKRLQQGRHRCCFSCVACPAGTFLNRTDLYACQACGRDEWAPASSEACFNRTTDFLSWADPLSWALLTLIALLMLLMAGLAVVFALNISTPVVKSAGGKMCFIMLGALACACSSLFCYFGEPTWLTCLLRLPLFSISFTVVLSCITTRSFQVVCIFKLNRKWPALYEAWMRHRGPALFIGGSTAAQAALCLLWVSARPPVPSRNYGVSAEQVVLECSQDGSQGATAVVAYNVLLSACCFALSYLGRGLPENYNEAKSVTLCLLLHFACSACVLAARRTHQGRSQLAATLLNMLCTVAALLGGYFLPKAYVVLLRPELNTAAHFQMSIQRYTLRPPP; translated from the exons atGCAAATGGCGGCCGCTAAgaggcgccgccgggcgcccgccgcgccgtTCCGCCATGCTGCTgcccgccctgctctgcctcgGCGTCTGCCtcggcgccggcgccgcgggcgccgccTTCGCCAGGGACGGCGACTACAGCGTCGCCGGGCTCTTCCGGATCCACAgcctgccgccgcggcccgccgcccgcccgcaggtGGACGCCTGCGACGA TCACGTTCCCCGATTCACCCTTCCAAGCACTTCAAGCCACTGCACGTGCGGGCAGAGCAAGGCGCAGCAAAGCGAGCGGAACAATTGGCTGAAAACATGCAGTGCGTCCATTTGCTCCCCGATTCCGGGCCCGGGGGAGTCTATCAGCAGCGCTCCGGCAGCTGTTTCCGACACCTTGCAAAGCCCCCGCGCATCTTTCCGTTTACCCCGGCAATACGTCTGTGTTTGTGCAGCGCCAGCACCTTCCGGAGCCACGGCTACTACCTGTTCCAGGCCATGAGGTTCACCGTGGAGGAGATAAACAACTCCAGCACCCTCCTCCCCAATGTCACCTTGGGCTATGAGATTTACGACACGTGTTCGGAGTCTGCCAACACGTACGCGACGCTGCGTGCCCTCGCCCAGAAAGGGCAGCACAGCATTGAGATGCTCCGTGCCTTCCAGCGTTACGAGTCCAGGGCTGTGGCCGTCATCGGGCCCGACAGCACTAAGCTGGCCCTCACCACGGCAGCTATCCTGAGCCTCTTCCTTGTACCAGAG ATTAGTTACGAAGCCTCCTTGGAAACACTGAGCCTGAAGCAGCTGTACCCCTCGTTCCTGCGCACTATTCCCAGCGACaggcagcaggtgaaggccattatgctgctgctgcaaaggttCGGGTGGACTTGGGTTGCTCTGCTGGGCAGTGACAACGCCTACGGCAGGAGCGGGATGGAGGCCCTCCACGAGCTGCTGAGCGCGGGTGACATCTGCGTTGCCTACCAAGGCATCATCCCCGCAGACAAGGATGCCAGCAGCCCGGAGCTCCGCCACATGGTCAGGATCCTCACAGACAGCAGGGTCAACGTCACCATCGTCTTCTCCAGCAAACAGATTGCCCACCCCTTCTTTGAAGTGGTGGTCCAGGAGAACATCACGGGCATGGTGTGGGTGGGCACTGAAGACTGGTCTTTAGCCCAAACAATCTGGCACATGCCTGGCATCCAGAGTATCGGCACTGTGATTGGGATGTCGATCAAGCAGACGGAGTCTGTGCTACTGAAACATTTTGAATCTTggaaaaatgcagaggaaagtGCCAGCGGCGCAGGGGCAGGCAGGGGAAGTGGCGGGAGCAGCAGGGAGTGCGCCGAGCTGAACTGCACCCAGGGCTGTACGGGATGCTCCTTGCTCACCACCACCCCTGACGAGTACGACACCAAAGCCTCCTACAGCGTGTACACAGCTGTGTACGCTGTGGCCCATGGTCTCCACAGCCTGCTGGGCTGTGCATCAGGAGCGTGCAGCAAAGGCAGGGTCTATCCCTGGCAG CTCCTAGAAAAAATCAAGCAAGTAAACTTCAGCCTGCACGAGAACCAGATCTCTTTTGATGCCAATGGGGACATTCTCAAAGGCTACGACATCATGATGTGGAACTGGAGAGGCCCAAGCTGGTCTTCTGAGGTGGTGGGATCTTTTAGTGTAAGCCCTGACAGACTGAGTATTGACCAGGACAAAATCCTGTGGCACACAGAGGATAACCAG GTTCCTGTCTCCGTGTGCTCCGAGCCCTGTCAAGCGGGGGAGAAGAGGCTGCAGCAAGGCCGCCACAGGTGCTGCTTCAGCTGCGTGGCCTGTCCAGCGGGAACCTTCCTGAACAGAACGG ACCTCTACGCGTGCCAGGCCTGCGGGAGAGATGAGTGGGCCCCAGCGAGCAGCGAAGCTTGCTTCAACCGGACCACTGACTTCCTGTCCTGGGCCGACCCCCTCTCCTGGGCCCTGCTGACCCTCATCGCCCTCCTCATGCTGCTCATGGCAGGGCTGGCCGTTGTCTTTGCCCTGAACATCTCCACGCCGGTGGTCAAGTCAGCGGGCGGGAAGATGTGCTTCATCATGCTGGGCGCTCTGGCCTGCGCCTGCAGCAGCCTCTTCTGCTACTTCGGCGAGCCCACCTGGCTCACGTGCCTGCTGAGGCTGCCGCTCTTCTCCATCAGTTTCACCGTCGTGCTCTCGTGCATCACGACTCGCTCCTTCCAGGTCGTCTGCATCTTCAAGCTCAACAGGAAGTGGCCCGCGCTCTACGAGGCCTGGATGAGGCACCGGGGGCCCGCGCTGTTCATCGGCGGCAGCACGGCGGCGCAGGCGGCGCTGTGCCTGCTCTGGGTGAGCGCCAGGCCCCCGGTCCCCAGCAGGAACTACGGCGTGTCCGCGGAGCAGGTCGTGCTGGAGTGCTCGCAGGACGGCTCGCAGGGCGCCACCGCCGTGGTCGCCTACAACGTGCTGCTCAGCGCCTGCTGCTTCGCCCTCAGCTACCTGGGCCGAGGCCTGCCCGAGAACTACAACGAGGCCAAGAGCGTCacgctctgcctgctgctgcactTCGCCTGCTCCGCCTGCGTGCTCGCGGCCCGCCGCACGCACCAGGGCCGCTCGCAGCTGGCCGCCACCCTGCTCAACATGCTCTGCACCGTCGCCGCCCTCCTCGGCGGCTACTTCCTGCCCAAGGCCTACGTCGTCCTCCTCCGCCCCGAGCTCAACACGGCCGCGCACTTCCAGATGTCCATCCAGCGCTACAcgctccgcccgccgccgtga
- the TAS1R1 gene encoding taste receptor type 1 member 1 isoform X2, which produces MSLCTMQSRSPIHPSKHFKPLHVRAEQGAAKRAEQLAENMQCVHLLPDSGPGGVYQQRSGSCFRHLAKPPRIFPFTPAIRLCLCSASTFRSHGYYLFQAMRFTVEEINNSSTLLPNVTLGYEIYDTCSESANTYATLRALAQKGQHSIEMLRAFQRYESRAVAVIGPDSTKLALTTAAILSLFLVPEISYEASLETLSLKQLYPSFLRTIPSDRQQVKAIMLLLQRFGWTWVALLGSDNAYGRSGMEALHELLSAGDICVAYQGIIPADKDASSPELRHMVRILTDSRVNVTIVFSSKQIAHPFFEVVVQENITGMVWVGTEDWSLAQTIWHMPGIQSIGTVIGMSIKQTESVLLKHFESWKNAEESASGAGAGRGSGGSSRECAELNCTQGCTGCSLLTTTPDEYDTKASYSVYTAVYAVAHGLHSLLGCASGACSKGRVYPWQLLEKIKQVNFSLHENQISFDANGDILKGYDIMMWNWRGPSWSSEVVGSFSVSPDRLSIDQDKILWHTEDNQVPVSVCSEPCQAGEKRLQQGRHRCCFSCVACPAGTFLNRTDLYACQACGRDEWAPASSEACFNRTTDFLSWADPLSWALLTLIALLMLLMAGLAVVFALNISTPVVKSAGGKMCFIMLGALACACSSLFCYFGEPTWLTCLLRLPLFSISFTVVLSCITTRSFQVVCIFKLNRKWPALYEAWMRHRGPALFIGGSTAAQAALCLLWVSARPPVPSRNYGVSAEQVVLECSQDGSQGATAVVAYNVLLSACCFALSYLGRGLPENYNEAKSVTLCLLLHFACSACVLAARRTHQGRSQLAATLLNMLCTVAALLGGYFLPKAYVVLLRPELNTAAHFQMSIQRYTLRPPP; this is translated from the exons ATGTCGCTTTGTACCATGCAGTCACGTTCCCCGATTCACCCTTCCAAGCACTTCAAGCCACTGCACGTGCGGGCAGAGCAAGGCGCAGCAAAGCGAGCGGAACAATTGGCTGAAAACATGCAGTGCGTCCATTTGCTCCCCGATTCCGGGCCCGGGGGAGTCTATCAGCAGCGCTCCGGCAGCTGTTTCCGACACCTTGCAAAGCCCCCGCGCATCTTTCCGTTTACCCCGGCAATACGTCTGTGTTTGTGCAGCGCCAGCACCTTCCGGAGCCACGGCTACTACCTGTTCCAGGCCATGAGGTTCACCGTGGAGGAGATAAACAACTCCAGCACCCTCCTCCCCAATGTCACCTTGGGCTATGAGATTTACGACACGTGTTCGGAGTCTGCCAACACGTACGCGACGCTGCGTGCCCTCGCCCAGAAAGGGCAGCACAGCATTGAGATGCTCCGTGCCTTCCAGCGTTACGAGTCCAGGGCTGTGGCCGTCATCGGGCCCGACAGCACTAAGCTGGCCCTCACCACGGCAGCTATCCTGAGCCTCTTCCTTGTACCAGAG ATTAGTTACGAAGCCTCCTTGGAAACACTGAGCCTGAAGCAGCTGTACCCCTCGTTCCTGCGCACTATTCCCAGCGACaggcagcaggtgaaggccattatgctgctgctgcaaaggttCGGGTGGACTTGGGTTGCTCTGCTGGGCAGTGACAACGCCTACGGCAGGAGCGGGATGGAGGCCCTCCACGAGCTGCTGAGCGCGGGTGACATCTGCGTTGCCTACCAAGGCATCATCCCCGCAGACAAGGATGCCAGCAGCCCGGAGCTCCGCCACATGGTCAGGATCCTCACAGACAGCAGGGTCAACGTCACCATCGTCTTCTCCAGCAAACAGATTGCCCACCCCTTCTTTGAAGTGGTGGTCCAGGAGAACATCACGGGCATGGTGTGGGTGGGCACTGAAGACTGGTCTTTAGCCCAAACAATCTGGCACATGCCTGGCATCCAGAGTATCGGCACTGTGATTGGGATGTCGATCAAGCAGACGGAGTCTGTGCTACTGAAACATTTTGAATCTTggaaaaatgcagaggaaagtGCCAGCGGCGCAGGGGCAGGCAGGGGAAGTGGCGGGAGCAGCAGGGAGTGCGCCGAGCTGAACTGCACCCAGGGCTGTACGGGATGCTCCTTGCTCACCACCACCCCTGACGAGTACGACACCAAAGCCTCCTACAGCGTGTACACAGCTGTGTACGCTGTGGCCCATGGTCTCCACAGCCTGCTGGGCTGTGCATCAGGAGCGTGCAGCAAAGGCAGGGTCTATCCCTGGCAG CTCCTAGAAAAAATCAAGCAAGTAAACTTCAGCCTGCACGAGAACCAGATCTCTTTTGATGCCAATGGGGACATTCTCAAAGGCTACGACATCATGATGTGGAACTGGAGAGGCCCAAGCTGGTCTTCTGAGGTGGTGGGATCTTTTAGTGTAAGCCCTGACAGACTGAGTATTGACCAGGACAAAATCCTGTGGCACACAGAGGATAACCAG GTTCCTGTCTCCGTGTGCTCCGAGCCCTGTCAAGCGGGGGAGAAGAGGCTGCAGCAAGGCCGCCACAGGTGCTGCTTCAGCTGCGTGGCCTGTCCAGCGGGAACCTTCCTGAACAGAACGG ACCTCTACGCGTGCCAGGCCTGCGGGAGAGATGAGTGGGCCCCAGCGAGCAGCGAAGCTTGCTTCAACCGGACCACTGACTTCCTGTCCTGGGCCGACCCCCTCTCCTGGGCCCTGCTGACCCTCATCGCCCTCCTCATGCTGCTCATGGCAGGGCTGGCCGTTGTCTTTGCCCTGAACATCTCCACGCCGGTGGTCAAGTCAGCGGGCGGGAAGATGTGCTTCATCATGCTGGGCGCTCTGGCCTGCGCCTGCAGCAGCCTCTTCTGCTACTTCGGCGAGCCCACCTGGCTCACGTGCCTGCTGAGGCTGCCGCTCTTCTCCATCAGTTTCACCGTCGTGCTCTCGTGCATCACGACTCGCTCCTTCCAGGTCGTCTGCATCTTCAAGCTCAACAGGAAGTGGCCCGCGCTCTACGAGGCCTGGATGAGGCACCGGGGGCCCGCGCTGTTCATCGGCGGCAGCACGGCGGCGCAGGCGGCGCTGTGCCTGCTCTGGGTGAGCGCCAGGCCCCCGGTCCCCAGCAGGAACTACGGCGTGTCCGCGGAGCAGGTCGTGCTGGAGTGCTCGCAGGACGGCTCGCAGGGCGCCACCGCCGTGGTCGCCTACAACGTGCTGCTCAGCGCCTGCTGCTTCGCCCTCAGCTACCTGGGCCGAGGCCTGCCCGAGAACTACAACGAGGCCAAGAGCGTCacgctctgcctgctgctgcactTCGCCTGCTCCGCCTGCGTGCTCGCGGCCCGCCGCACGCACCAGGGCCGCTCGCAGCTGGCCGCCACCCTGCTCAACATGCTCTGCACCGTCGCCGCCCTCCTCGGCGGCTACTTCCTGCCCAAGGCCTACGTCGTCCTCCTCCGCCCCGAGCTCAACACGGCCGCGCACTTCCAGATGTCCATCCAGCGCTACAcgctccgcccgccgccgtga
- the TAS1R1 gene encoding taste receptor type 1 member 1 isoform X3 — protein MLLPALLCLGVCLGAGAAGAAFARDGDYSVAGLFRIHSLPPRPAARPQVDACDDASTFRSHGYYLFQAMRFTVEEINNSSTLLPNVTLGYEIYDTCSESANTYATLRALAQKGQHSIEMLRAFQRYESRAVAVIGPDSTKLALTTAAILSLFLVPEISYEASLETLSLKQLYPSFLRTIPSDRQQVKAIMLLLQRFGWTWVALLGSDNAYGRSGMEALHELLSAGDICVAYQGIIPADKDASSPELRHMVRILTDSRVNVTIVFSSKQIAHPFFEVVVQENITGMVWVGTEDWSLAQTIWHMPGIQSIGTVIGMSIKQTESVLLKHFESWKNAEESASGAGAGRGSGGSSRECAELNCTQGCTGCSLLTTTPDEYDTKASYSVYTAVYAVAHGLHSLLGCASGACSKGRVYPWQLLEKIKQVNFSLHENQISFDANGDILKGYDIMMWNWRGPSWSSEVVGSFSVSPDRLSIDQDKILWHTEDNQVPVSVCSEPCQAGEKRLQQGRHRCCFSCVACPAGTFLNRTDLYACQACGRDEWAPASSEACFNRTTDFLSWADPLSWALLTLIALLMLLMAGLAVVFALNISTPVVKSAGGKMCFIMLGALACACSSLFCYFGEPTWLTCLLRLPLFSISFTVVLSCITTRSFQVVCIFKLNRKWPALYEAWMRHRGPALFIGGSTAAQAALCLLWVSARPPVPSRNYGVSAEQVVLECSQDGSQGATAVVAYNVLLSACCFALSYLGRGLPENYNEAKSVTLCLLLHFACSACVLAARRTHQGRSQLAATLLNMLCTVAALLGGYFLPKAYVVLLRPELNTAAHFQMSIQRYTLRPPP, from the exons ATGCTGCTgcccgccctgctctgcctcgGCGTCTGCCtcggcgccggcgccgcgggcgccgccTTCGCCAGGGACGGCGACTACAGCGTCGCCGGGCTCTTCCGGATCCACAgcctgccgccgcggcccgccgcccgcccgcaggtGGACGCCTGCGACGA CGCCAGCACCTTCCGGAGCCACGGCTACTACCTGTTCCAGGCCATGAGGTTCACCGTGGAGGAGATAAACAACTCCAGCACCCTCCTCCCCAATGTCACCTTGGGCTATGAGATTTACGACACGTGTTCGGAGTCTGCCAACACGTACGCGACGCTGCGTGCCCTCGCCCAGAAAGGGCAGCACAGCATTGAGATGCTCCGTGCCTTCCAGCGTTACGAGTCCAGGGCTGTGGCCGTCATCGGGCCCGACAGCACTAAGCTGGCCCTCACCACGGCAGCTATCCTGAGCCTCTTCCTTGTACCAGAG ATTAGTTACGAAGCCTCCTTGGAAACACTGAGCCTGAAGCAGCTGTACCCCTCGTTCCTGCGCACTATTCCCAGCGACaggcagcaggtgaaggccattatgctgctgctgcaaaggttCGGGTGGACTTGGGTTGCTCTGCTGGGCAGTGACAACGCCTACGGCAGGAGCGGGATGGAGGCCCTCCACGAGCTGCTGAGCGCGGGTGACATCTGCGTTGCCTACCAAGGCATCATCCCCGCAGACAAGGATGCCAGCAGCCCGGAGCTCCGCCACATGGTCAGGATCCTCACAGACAGCAGGGTCAACGTCACCATCGTCTTCTCCAGCAAACAGATTGCCCACCCCTTCTTTGAAGTGGTGGTCCAGGAGAACATCACGGGCATGGTGTGGGTGGGCACTGAAGACTGGTCTTTAGCCCAAACAATCTGGCACATGCCTGGCATCCAGAGTATCGGCACTGTGATTGGGATGTCGATCAAGCAGACGGAGTCTGTGCTACTGAAACATTTTGAATCTTggaaaaatgcagaggaaagtGCCAGCGGCGCAGGGGCAGGCAGGGGAAGTGGCGGGAGCAGCAGGGAGTGCGCCGAGCTGAACTGCACCCAGGGCTGTACGGGATGCTCCTTGCTCACCACCACCCCTGACGAGTACGACACCAAAGCCTCCTACAGCGTGTACACAGCTGTGTACGCTGTGGCCCATGGTCTCCACAGCCTGCTGGGCTGTGCATCAGGAGCGTGCAGCAAAGGCAGGGTCTATCCCTGGCAG CTCCTAGAAAAAATCAAGCAAGTAAACTTCAGCCTGCACGAGAACCAGATCTCTTTTGATGCCAATGGGGACATTCTCAAAGGCTACGACATCATGATGTGGAACTGGAGAGGCCCAAGCTGGTCTTCTGAGGTGGTGGGATCTTTTAGTGTAAGCCCTGACAGACTGAGTATTGACCAGGACAAAATCCTGTGGCACACAGAGGATAACCAG GTTCCTGTCTCCGTGTGCTCCGAGCCCTGTCAAGCGGGGGAGAAGAGGCTGCAGCAAGGCCGCCACAGGTGCTGCTTCAGCTGCGTGGCCTGTCCAGCGGGAACCTTCCTGAACAGAACGG ACCTCTACGCGTGCCAGGCCTGCGGGAGAGATGAGTGGGCCCCAGCGAGCAGCGAAGCTTGCTTCAACCGGACCACTGACTTCCTGTCCTGGGCCGACCCCCTCTCCTGGGCCCTGCTGACCCTCATCGCCCTCCTCATGCTGCTCATGGCAGGGCTGGCCGTTGTCTTTGCCCTGAACATCTCCACGCCGGTGGTCAAGTCAGCGGGCGGGAAGATGTGCTTCATCATGCTGGGCGCTCTGGCCTGCGCCTGCAGCAGCCTCTTCTGCTACTTCGGCGAGCCCACCTGGCTCACGTGCCTGCTGAGGCTGCCGCTCTTCTCCATCAGTTTCACCGTCGTGCTCTCGTGCATCACGACTCGCTCCTTCCAGGTCGTCTGCATCTTCAAGCTCAACAGGAAGTGGCCCGCGCTCTACGAGGCCTGGATGAGGCACCGGGGGCCCGCGCTGTTCATCGGCGGCAGCACGGCGGCGCAGGCGGCGCTGTGCCTGCTCTGGGTGAGCGCCAGGCCCCCGGTCCCCAGCAGGAACTACGGCGTGTCCGCGGAGCAGGTCGTGCTGGAGTGCTCGCAGGACGGCTCGCAGGGCGCCACCGCCGTGGTCGCCTACAACGTGCTGCTCAGCGCCTGCTGCTTCGCCCTCAGCTACCTGGGCCGAGGCCTGCCCGAGAACTACAACGAGGCCAAGAGCGTCacgctctgcctgctgctgcactTCGCCTGCTCCGCCTGCGTGCTCGCGGCCCGCCGCACGCACCAGGGCCGCTCGCAGCTGGCCGCCACCCTGCTCAACATGCTCTGCACCGTCGCCGCCCTCCTCGGCGGCTACTTCCTGCCCAAGGCCTACGTCGTCCTCCTCCGCCCCGAGCTCAACACGGCCGCGCACTTCCAGATGTCCATCCAGCGCTACAcgctccgcccgccgccgtga